From Camelina sativa cultivar DH55 chromosome 20, Cs, whole genome shotgun sequence, the proteins below share one genomic window:
- the LOC104770965 gene encoding protein GLUTAMINE DUMPER 5-like produces MRQFPNIRGNIDAKMSTMVASQTRPPWRTPVPYLFGGLAAMLGLIAFALLLLACSYWKFSRQTDEGEKQTESGEKVVAKVFEEKILVIMAGQNNPTFLATPVAAKICVDCVNAMKKEGRNGEYTVTEEDH; encoded by the coding sequence ATGAGGCAATTTCCAAACATAAGAGGAAACATAGATGCGAAGATGTCGACAATGGTGGCGTCTCAAACACGTCCTCCGTGGCGTACACCAGTTCCTTACCTATTCGGTGGTTTAGCCGCCATGCTTGGACTCATCGCTTTTGCTCTCTTGTTGCTCGCTTGCTCTTACTGGAAGTTCTCTCGCCAAACGGACGAAGGGGAGAAACAGACCGAGTCCGGTGAGAAAGTGGTGGCTAAGGTTTTCGAAGAGAAGATTCTTGTGATCATGGCTGGACAGAACAACCCTACTTTCTTGGCTACTCCGGTCGCCGCCAAGATTTGCGTGGACTGTGTAAATGCGATGAAGAAAGAAGGGCGAAATGGGGAATATACAGTAACAGAAGAAGACCACTGA